One Leptospira kirschneri serovar Cynopteri str. 3522 CT DNA segment encodes these proteins:
- a CDS encoding NHL repeat-containing protein, with translation MHFHRLFIILVFTSATLSLSSDGLPNFSIQEKEARIQFTRGFSYFNNSQYSSARENFLKALSIKNDFTLARLMLSNSYYLSGDWPESMSELEQIEGTTGLNQIQKARLDALRINLSGGSQDLTVRYYSAILGDELRRFRFRNPSDVAVDDDGFLYVLSFDTANIVKFDPNGNPIDNFKGSLGRNLTGPLFFSLRANSIFVADFKADKIYEFNTRGEYINRFGSSGKTNGTFHGPTGIFYTKNGYLYVSDSGNNRIQKLKSDGTFVQEIGVGTLRNPSGLKVNSKGEIYVADRGNSRIVVFDSEGNFLREITNPNILSSPRNLTIRKNEIYISDEKSGLVIYNTIDSTWRLLDSFRDSKNVVRRLNQPFSSTFDYTGTQFIADFNRHRVEIFSPSNQLSSNMDIVLEKVLNHDYPDISVFLRVRDRSGRDIKTIPRNSFKVYEYGNLSPLIGLTDMRQFNNRISLSLVYENTPEIKTAYPVFEKSLKPLFTSLRQYDGIEVLRSGTELIKASDFNYSMHEIFRILRTSPSDSSSKTGKAIYRGISDLLGRLGPRIVLVLVSGNSYPDSFTQISSEKIIRYSKAHSIPIYFLSLSDSGPAVETYKMIAASTGGKFILIPGEGSEKNLYNSFLSHKDRRYIVSFKSRIDADKKDFYIPLVIEANFRNTSGKTEAGFFTK, from the coding sequence ATGCATTTTCATAGACTTTTCATTATTTTAGTTTTTACCTCCGCTACGTTATCTTTGAGTTCCGACGGACTCCCCAATTTTTCCATTCAAGAAAAGGAAGCAAGAATTCAATTTACCAGAGGCTTCTCTTATTTTAATAATTCTCAGTATTCATCTGCAAGAGAAAATTTTTTAAAGGCACTTTCGATTAAAAATGATTTTACATTAGCCCGACTCATGCTTTCAAACTCATACTATCTCTCCGGAGATTGGCCTGAAAGTATGTCGGAATTAGAACAAATTGAAGGTACAACAGGACTAAATCAAATCCAAAAAGCAAGATTAGATGCTCTGAGAATTAATCTATCCGGTGGAAGTCAAGATTTAACAGTCCGTTACTACTCGGCAATTTTAGGTGATGAACTCAGACGTTTTAGATTCCGGAATCCATCCGATGTAGCCGTTGATGACGATGGATTTCTTTATGTCCTCTCCTTTGATACAGCAAACATTGTAAAATTTGATCCGAATGGCAACCCTATAGATAACTTCAAAGGATCTTTAGGTCGGAACTTAACGGGTCCCTTATTCTTTTCATTGAGAGCAAATTCAATTTTTGTAGCCGACTTCAAAGCTGATAAAATTTACGAATTCAATACAAGAGGCGAATATATCAATCGATTTGGGAGTTCTGGAAAAACGAACGGTACATTTCATGGGCCTACAGGCATATTCTATACAAAGAACGGTTATCTTTATGTCTCAGACTCTGGAAACAATCGAATCCAGAAATTAAAGTCGGATGGCACCTTTGTACAAGAAATTGGAGTCGGAACTCTACGCAACCCATCCGGACTAAAAGTCAATTCCAAAGGAGAAATCTACGTGGCTGATCGAGGCAATTCCCGAATCGTAGTATTCGATTCGGAAGGGAATTTTCTTCGAGAAATTACAAATCCAAACATACTATCTTCTCCTCGAAATCTAACAATTCGAAAAAACGAAATTTACATTTCCGATGAAAAGTCGGGACTCGTCATTTATAATACTATAGACAGCACTTGGAGATTATTAGATTCTTTTAGAGATTCAAAAAATGTTGTCCGAAGACTAAACCAACCGTTCTCTTCCACCTTCGACTACACAGGAACACAGTTCATTGCGGATTTCAATCGGCATCGAGTGGAAATTTTCAGTCCTTCCAACCAATTATCTTCTAACATGGACATAGTATTGGAAAAAGTTTTAAATCATGATTATCCGGATATTTCCGTATTTCTACGTGTAAGAGATCGATCTGGTAGGGACATCAAAACGATTCCAAGAAACTCCTTTAAGGTTTATGAATATGGAAATCTTTCTCCATTAATTGGTCTCACAGACATGCGACAATTTAACAATCGAATTTCCTTATCTCTCGTTTATGAAAATACTCCCGAAATTAAAACGGCTTACCCAGTATTTGAAAAGTCCTTAAAACCACTATTCACTTCACTTCGACAATACGACGGAATTGAAGTTCTGCGTTCGGGAACGGAATTGATCAAAGCCTCTGATTTCAACTATTCTATGCATGAGATTTTTAGAATATTAAGAACTTCTCCTAGTGATTCTAGTTCCAAAACGGGAAAAGCAATCTATAGAGGAATCTCCGACTTGCTTGGACGCCTCGGGCCTAGAATCGTATTAGTTTTAGTTTCAGGAAATTCGTATCCGGATTCTTTTACTCAAATTTCATCGGAAAAAATTATCCGCTACTCTAAAGCACATTCAATTCCAATCTATTTCTTATCTCTTTCAGATTCGGGACCGGCGGTAGAAACCTATAAAATGATCGCCGCTTCTACCGGAGGAAAATTCATCCTAATTCCGGGTGAAGGATCAGAAAAAAATCTTTATAACTCTTTTTTATCTCATAAAGACAGACGTTATATCGTTTCTTTCAAAAGTAGAATCGACGCGGATAAAAAAGATTTTTATATTCCCTTAGTCATAGAAGCGAATTTCAGAAACACATCCGGAAAAACGGAAGCTGGATTTTTTACGAAATGA
- a CDS encoding DUF1564 family protein produces the protein MTFSISPGTALKEEIKMQKHHLKNFTEFKGKSKKDSGPSDLLVPLHLESYLYKQIKKHKNLKNYFHYLILKFQKRNLSSKFPDTAFRKTLYQSKNQQLIRYSFRPDHQDWYEAKFIGFYFGLSICRLFSRLVDLDREEDLQIINLAEELIKLGKRTIHLHFYFKILSNRKMILKKMLVGKNFELNNT, from the coding sequence ATGACCTTTTCTATATCTCCTGGAACTGCATTAAAAGAGGAGATAAAAATGCAAAAACACCATCTAAAAAATTTCACTGAATTTAAAGGAAAGTCAAAAAAAGATTCCGGACCTTCTGACTTATTGGTTCCGCTACATTTAGAAAGTTATTTATATAAACAAATTAAAAAACATAAAAATTTAAAGAATTACTTTCATTACTTGATTCTCAAATTTCAAAAAAGAAATTTATCCTCTAAATTCCCGGATACTGCTTTTAGAAAAACACTTTATCAATCTAAAAACCAACAACTGATTCGATATTCTTTTCGTCCAGACCACCAAGATTGGTACGAAGCAAAATTTATTGGATTTTACTTTGGCCTCTCCATATGCAGGCTTTTTTCTCGGCTTGTCGATTTAGACCGGGAAGAAGACTTGCAAATTATAAATTTAGCAGAGGAGCTTATAAAATTAGGAAAACGAACAATTCATCTCCATTTTTACTTTAAAATCCTTTCTAATCGCAAAATGATTTTAAAGAAAATGTTAGTTGGAAAAAATTTCGAATTGAACAACACATAA